A window of Formosa sp. Hel1_31_208 contains these coding sequences:
- a CDS encoding CIA30 family protein, with translation MRTLIFISTLLIMNATILFDFSNTSNIYNWRIVDDVVMGGRSNGSFEINEDGHGKFSGYVSLENNGGFSSLRYNFETKQATEFSKFVLYIKGDGKSYQFRVKQSSRDYVSYIYEFDTTADWMTVEIPFKDMYPGFRGRRLRQANFQGDVMEEIGFLIGNKKAQSFELLIDKIELQ, from the coding sequence ATGAGAACCTTAATATTTATCTCAACCCTACTAATTATGAATGCAACGATTCTTTTTGATTTTAGCAACACCAGTAATATTTATAATTGGCGCATTGTTGATGATGTGGTTATGGGTGGACGATCTAATGGTTCGTTTGAAATCAACGAAGATGGGCACGGAAAATTTAGTGGTTATGTCTCCTTAGAAAATAATGGTGGTTTTTCTTCTTTACGTTATAATTTTGAGACAAAACAAGCTACCGAATTCTCAAAATTTGTTTTATATATTAAAGGTGATGGGAAATCGTATCAATTTAGGGTAAAACAATCGTCCAGAGATTATGTCTCCTATATTTATGAATTCGATACTACTGCAGACTGGATGACTGTTGAAATCCCTTTTAAAGACATGTATCCCGGATTTAGGGGCAGGCGATTGAGACAAGCCAATTTTCAAGGGGATGTCATGGAAGAAATTGGTTTTTTAATAGGTAATAAAAAAGCCCAATCATTTGAATTATTGATTGATAAAATCGAATTGCAATAA
- a CDS encoding T9SS type A sorting domain-containing protein, with translation MTNGVVVTNNSSLSQIFTNYNVRYYTEIFPSTYYELICDCDAELLKQELDNLTSVVQFTEFVSYVFLLSTDDPQLINAEVYPNPFKNVINLKASVPLSAILLYDVLGKQVVSAKNVSTFEADAINLKTGVYMLRLIDINGKSITKKLVKQ, from the coding sequence ATGACAAATGGAGTGGTAGTCACTAATAATAGTAGTTTAAGTCAGATTTTCACGAACTATAACGTACGCTATTACACCGAGATATTTCCTAGCACCTATTACGAATTGATTTGTGATTGCGATGCAGAACTCTTAAAACAAGAATTAGATAATTTAACGTCGGTTGTTCAATTTACTGAATTCGTTAGTTATGTATTTCTATTATCAACTGATGACCCACAACTCATAAACGCTGAGGTCTATCCGAACCCCTTTAAGAATGTAATTAATCTAAAAGCTTCAGTGCCTTTATCAGCAATTCTGTTATACGACGTTTTGGGTAAACAGGTAGTATCTGCAAAAAACGTCTCAACATTTGAGGCCGATGCGATAAACTTAAAAACAGGTGTTTATATGTTGCGTTTAATAGATATAAATGGAAAAAGTATCACCAAGAAGTTAGTGAAGCAATAA
- a CDS encoding PLP-dependent cysteine synthase family protein yields MDYAENILETIGNTPLVKLNKLTAELPCLVLSKYETFNPGNSTKDRMALKMIEDAEADGRLQPGGTIIEGTSGNTGMGLALAAIVKGYKCIFVISDKQSKEKMDVLRAVGAEVIVCPTDVEPDDPRSYYSVSKRLGAETPNSWYVNQYDNPSNARAHYESTGPEIWKQTDGKVTHFIVGVGTGGTISGVGKYLKEQNPNIKIWGVDTYGSVFKKYHETGEFDEKEIYPYVTEGIGEDILPENVDFSIIDGFTKVTDKDAAVYTQLLAKEEGMFLGNSAGAAIKGVLQLKEHFTKDDVVVVLFHDHGSRYVGKMFNNDWMRKMGYIE; encoded by the coding sequence ATGGACTACGCAGAAAATATCTTAGAAACTATAGGAAATACACCTTTAGTAAAACTTAATAAACTCACCGCAGAATTACCTTGTTTAGTGCTGTCTAAATACGAAACCTTTAATCCAGGAAACTCGACTAAAGACCGTATGGCTCTTAAAATGATTGAAGATGCTGAGGCTGACGGGCGTTTACAACCTGGCGGAACCATAATAGAAGGAACTTCAGGAAACACGGGAATGGGACTAGCTTTAGCAGCGATTGTAAAAGGTTATAAATGTATTTTTGTGATTAGCGATAAACAGTCGAAAGAAAAAATGGATGTCCTTAGGGCTGTAGGTGCTGAGGTGATTGTATGCCCTACAGATGTTGAACCAGACGACCCACGAAGTTATTATTCCGTGTCAAAACGTTTAGGAGCAGAAACGCCTAACTCATGGTATGTGAATCAATATGACAATCCAAGTAACGCGAGAGCACACTACGAAAGCACTGGTCCAGAAATATGGAAACAAACCGATGGTAAAGTGACTCATTTTATTGTAGGAGTAGGCACTGGAGGAACCATTTCTGGTGTGGGAAAATATTTGAAAGAACAAAACCCTAATATTAAAATTTGGGGAGTGGATACTTACGGAAGTGTGTTTAAAAAATATCACGAGACAGGAGAATTTGACGAGAAAGAAATTTATCCTTATGTGACCGAAGGTATCGGTGAAGATATCTTACCCGAGAATGTTGATTTTTCAATTATTGACGGCTTTACTAAAGTCACTGATAAGGATGCAGCCGTTTACACACAATTGCTAGCAAAAGAAGAAGGTATGTTCTTAGGTAATAGCGCTGGAGCAGCGATAAAAGGTGTTTTGCAATTGAAAGAACATTTCACAAAAGATGACGTTGTTGTTGTGTTATTTCACGATCACGGAAGCCGCTATGTAGGGAAGATGTTTAATAACGATTGGATGCGGAAAATGGGTTATATTGAGTAA